A window of Mucilaginibacter sp. PAMC 26640 contains these coding sequences:
- a CDS encoding ABC transporter ATP-binding protein codes for MSKKIIEIKDLKRDFLMGSETVHALRGITFDIQAGEFVTIMGASGSGKTTLLNILGCLDQSTRGSYLLDGVDISQQSRDELAQLRNRKIGFVFQSYNLLPRTSAIENVELPLLYNSSVNSSDRRERAMHALEAVKLADRFDHTPNQLSGGQQQRVAIARALINEPVMILADEATGNLDSRTSYEIMALMQDLNQQGKTIVFVTHEPDIAAFSSRTITLRDGSILSDKKIDKPESAKETLAALPVTNQ; via the coding sequence ATGAGCAAAAAAATAATAGAAATAAAAGACCTCAAGCGGGATTTTTTGATGGGCAGTGAAACGGTCCATGCGCTCCGGGGGATCACGTTCGATATTCAGGCGGGCGAGTTTGTGACGATCATGGGCGCCAGCGGATCGGGTAAAACCACTTTATTAAATATTTTAGGCTGCCTGGATCAATCGACCCGCGGATCATATCTACTGGATGGCGTGGATATCAGTCAGCAAAGCCGTGATGAACTGGCGCAATTGCGCAACCGTAAGATCGGTTTTGTCTTTCAATCCTATAACCTCCTACCCAGAACTTCGGCAATAGAAAATGTAGAGCTTCCGCTTTTATATAATAGTTCGGTAAACAGCAGCGACCGGCGCGAAAGAGCCATGCATGCCCTCGAAGCGGTAAAGCTGGCCGACAGGTTTGACCATACCCCAAACCAGTTATCGGGGGGGCAGCAGCAGCGCGTAGCGATCGCCAGGGCGCTGATCAATGAACCGGTCATGATCCTGGCCGACGAGGCTACGGGTAACCTGGACAGCCGGACCTCCTATGAGATTATGGCATTGATGCAGGATCTGAACCAGCAGGGAAAGACTATTGTTTTTGTTACGCACGAACCTGACATCGCGGCATTCAGCAGCCGCACGATAACGCTGCGGGATGGCAGCATATTGAGCGATAAAAAAATTGATAAGCCTGAGTCGGCTAAAGAGACTTTAGCGGCATTGCCGGTCACCAACCAATAA
- a CDS encoding multidrug ABC transporter substrate-binding protein, with amino-acid sequence MNIINLLRIAYLALLRNKLRAFLTMLGIIIGVASVIAMVAIGEGSKQSIHDQLSGMGSNMIIVLPTSNLQGGVRIAGSTYQTLTAKDITAMSRNDSYITAISPGVSSKSQAINGALNWPTTMQGVSPEYLNIRMLTIKDGITFTEQDVRAAAKVCLIGQTVIDNLFQKDENPIGKIIRFHKIPFKVIGILNPKGQNTFGQDQDDILLSPYTTVQKRILASIYFQSIYASAANEGVTDSATAQITRAIRASHRLRPSEENDFVVHTQAELINLLSSTSGLLTILLTVVAGISLVIGGIGIMNIMYVSVTERTREIGLRMSIGARGKDILLQFLIEAILISVTGGFIGVALGFLSTWLVSLTLKWPTVVSQSSVILSFLVCALTGIFFGYYPALKASRLDPIEALRFE; translated from the coding sequence GTGAATATAATTAACCTCTTACGGATAGCCTATTTGGCCTTGCTTAGAAACAAGCTCCGGGCGTTTTTAACCATGCTGGGTATCATCATCGGTGTGGCCTCCGTTATCGCGATGGTGGCGATTGGCGAGGGGTCCAAACAAAGCATACACGATCAATTATCAGGCATGGGCTCCAACATGATCATCGTTTTGCCCACCAGTAACCTACAGGGCGGGGTTAGGATAGCTGGTTCCACCTATCAGACCTTAACCGCCAAGGATATTACAGCCATGTCCAGAAATGATAGTTATATCACCGCCATATCTCCCGGGGTTAGTTCAAAATCTCAGGCAATCAATGGAGCGCTCAACTGGCCGACGACCATGCAGGGCGTTAGTCCCGAATACCTGAATATACGGATGCTGACAATAAAAGACGGTATCACATTCACGGAGCAGGATGTAAGGGCCGCTGCCAAAGTTTGTTTGATCGGCCAGACCGTCATCGATAACCTTTTCCAAAAAGACGAAAATCCGATCGGCAAAATTATCAGGTTTCATAAAATACCCTTCAAGGTTATCGGCATACTCAACCCTAAGGGACAGAACACTTTCGGGCAGGACCAGGATGATATCCTGCTCTCGCCCTATACCACTGTGCAAAAAAGGATCTTGGCCTCCATCTACTTTCAGAGCATTTATGCTTCAGCGGCCAACGAAGGGGTGACTGATTCCGCAACAGCACAGATCACCCGGGCCATCCGTGCATCTCATCGTTTAAGACCGTCAGAGGAAAATGACTTTGTGGTACATACCCAGGCTGAACTCATCAACCTGCTCAGTTCAACGAGTGGCCTATTGACCATACTGCTGACAGTGGTAGCAGGTATTTCACTTGTAATCGGCGGTATAGGTATTATGAATATCATGTATGTATCCGTAACAGAGCGTACACGCGAAATAGGCCTGCGCATGTCTATTGGCGCCAGGGGTAAAGATATATTGCTCCAATTTTTGATCGAAGCGATCCTGATCAGTGTTACCGGTGGTTTTATTGGAGTCGCGCTTGGTTTTTTATCCACCTGGCTGGTAAGCCTGACGCTCAAATGGCCCACAGTCGTATCACAATCCTCAGTGATACTTTCCTTTTTGGTATGTGCGCTCACCGGGATATTTTTCGGGTATTACCCAGCCTTAAAGGCTTCAAGATTAGATCCTATCGAGGCGTTACGGTTTGAATAA
- a CDS encoding efflux transporter periplasmic adaptor subunit, with amino-acid sequence MKSYYKIWGIVVCALLAGLLVWYFFLRTTVKPAIIQSEHPVYGYIAQSVTATGKIEPVDTVTVGSQVSGIIKSLYVDFNSQVRKGELLAELDRSLLQATLDQFNGNLQSALSQRLYAENNFARQDELFKADAISKAEHDIALNTLNSAKAAVKSVAAQVRSAKKNLSYTAIYSPIDGVVLNRNVNIGQTVAASFSTPTLFVIAKDITKMEVDANVDEADIGEVRAGERSIFTVDAFINDQFIGTVKDIRLRPSVSANVVTYTTIINAANDDRKLKPGMTANIVIYTKEVEHALLIPAKALMFTPDSALKVQYQLTGSEGYQSKARQQSSSAKTSAITAVKVGTDTTGSSAIVWLLKGKKLVLKHIKIGLNDNTQVEVLSGLTLADLVVTGVVASGALPAAKATTTSGSPFLPKQPARGGRAR; translated from the coding sequence ATGAAAAGTTATTATAAAATATGGGGGATCGTCGTATGTGCCTTACTGGCTGGTTTGCTGGTTTGGTATTTTTTCCTCCGGACAACGGTTAAACCGGCCATAATCCAATCTGAACATCCCGTGTATGGTTATATCGCCCAAAGCGTGACCGCGACGGGAAAAATAGAGCCGGTCGATACCGTTACAGTGGGCTCACAGGTATCCGGGATCATCAAGTCCCTGTATGTTGATTTTAATTCACAGGTCAGGAAAGGCGAGTTATTGGCTGAACTTGACAGGTCCCTATTACAGGCCACCTTAGACCAGTTCAACGGCAATTTGCAGAGTGCTTTAAGCCAGCGCCTCTATGCAGAAAATAATTTTGCCAGGCAAGATGAGCTTTTTAAAGCCGATGCCATCAGTAAAGCGGAGCATGATATTGCGCTCAATACCCTGAATTCGGCCAAAGCTGCGGTTAAAAGCGTAGCCGCCCAGGTACGGTCGGCGAAAAAAAACCTTTCCTACACGGCTATTTATTCACCCATTGACGGGGTGGTACTGAACCGGAATGTGAACATAGGCCAAACGGTTGCGGCAAGCTTTAGTACACCGACACTTTTTGTGATTGCCAAAGATATCACCAAGATGGAAGTAGACGCGAACGTGGATGAAGCGGATATCGGAGAGGTAAGAGCGGGAGAAAGGTCCATATTTACGGTAGATGCATTTATCAACGATCAGTTTATCGGCACCGTTAAGGATATCCGGCTTCGGCCCTCGGTTTCGGCAAACGTGGTCACTTACACCACGATCATTAACGCGGCTAATGATGACCGGAAACTGAAACCGGGCATGACGGCCAATATTGTGATCTATACCAAAGAAGTGGAACACGCACTTTTGATACCTGCAAAAGCATTAATGTTTACGCCGGACTCCGCTTTAAAAGTACAGTACCAGCTAACCGGAAGTGAGGGTTATCAAAGCAAGGCCAGGCAGCAAAGCAGTAGTGCAAAAACGTCAGCCATAACGGCGGTTAAGGTCGGCACAGATACTACCGGCTCATCCGCAATAGTCTGGCTTCTAAAGGGCAAAAAGCTGGTGCTGAAACACATAAAAATCGGCTTAAATGACAACACACAGGTGGAGGTGTTGTCAGGACTTACCCTGGCCGATCTGGTCGTTACCGGTGTTGTAGCCTCCGGGGCATTGCCTGCGGCAAAAGCTACGACCACCAGTGGCAGCCCTTTCCTTCCTAAACAGCCGGCACGCGGGGGACGGGCGAGATGA